The genomic interval GACCGTGCGCGTCGTCGGCCCCGCGCCGGTGCTGATCGTCTCGGTGATCAGCTCGGTATCGGTCGGACGGATGAACGTGTATCCGAAGCCGATGTTGAACGAGAAATCCTGATTGACGGCCAGGCCCATTCCGACGCTCGCCGTGATCGCATCTCCGGGATTCACATTGCCCACCCGACGCGTCTGCAGCGTCATGGCCCCCGGCATCTGGCTCAGGACCTCGTCGACGTCGCGCTCGAGGTTCAGGACGTACCCGATGTTCGCGAACACGACGGCCGGATCCTGGCGAGAGATGATCGTGAGGCTCGGGTTGATGCCCCAGAAGCCCGAGCCGGTGGGGAGCTCCTCCTCCAGGCCGGTCGTGCTTCGGTCCACCTCGAAGGGCCCGACCCCGCTATTGCTCTTTACCCGCAGGTTCCCAATGAAGTAGGGCATCCCATCGAGTCCGCTGTTGATCTGGTAGTGCGCCCCGAACTCGATGTCACCGAGATCGTAGGCACGGATGCTGTCCGAGAAAGTGGACGACATCCCGTCCGGAATCGTGTTCGACACGCGCTCCTTGCGCCACACGACCGGAACCCGTAGATCCACCTCGAAGCGATTGGTGATTCCGTAGCGCGTGGTGAGCGACTGGATCAGGCTGTCGCGATCCGCCCGGAACGCCTCGAAGTTGCCGATGAGGACGGAGCTGTCGGCCACTTCGAAGCCGTTCACGTTGAAGCGTGAGATCGAGGTGTGAGTGAACTCGACGCTGGGCTCGAAGCGAAGGGTTCCCCGCGGCGTCAATACGCCACCCACTTCCGTCAGGGTCGTCACTGTCGGGCGCGGAGGCGGCTGCTGCGGCCGCTGGCCGACCTTCTCTCGCTCCGGTGCGGCCGGCTTGGGATCCTGCGTCTTTGCGGACGCCTCGGCCGAAGGCTTCGCCGGCTCCTCCACCGCCTTCTCGGCGGCGGCGTCGGCGTCGGCGTCGGCGTCGGATGCTGACGCGTCCTCCGCGGGTGCGGCCTCCGCGGCGGAGACGGTCTCCGTCGCCGCGATCTCGCCGGCCTCTTCCGCCTGCGCGACCACGAAGACCAACGACACGGCGACGAATACGCCCATCGCTGCAGCTGTTCTCGCTGCCATCGGTTCCCCCTCTCAGACACCCGGCCGAAGCCGCAAGAAGGGCTTCGAATCGGTCATGCGAAACCGACCGATCTCTGCGTCTATCGACGCTGCCAGTGCCGGACTTGAAGCGGCAAAGCTCCGCGTTTCCCGCGGATCGGGGGATGAGTTGCGCCTGGGGCGCGAACCGTCACCGGAAAGTGGCGGTGTCTTGCATCCGGTTCGAGAGGGCGGATCCAGCGCGGTTCATGTTCACCGTGTTCTGGTGCTGCTGGAAATTTCCGATCTCGATCTGCATCTCGCCGAGCGTCTGGATCGAGACGCCGTCGAGGCGGTTGAAGACGACGGCCTGCAGGTCGTGGCGGCCGACGACGTGATGCACCTGGGTGCCCTCGAGGCTCCCGGCCGTGCGCAGCACCGTCTCGCGTCCGGTGAACGGCGTCGACTCGACCGGGGTCGGGAGCGCGCCCGGCACCTCGGAGATGGCCGTGACCGCGGCCGTGCTCGGCGCTCCGGTGCCGAACTGATCGGCGTGCTGGAGGTCCTCGACGCCCAGCTCGGTGCGAAGCAGTACTTGGTTGTCGACCGACGTCTGGATTCCCAGCGCCATCCGGATCTCGAGCCCGTCGATGTGCAGCAGCACGCCGCCGCGCATGCTGTCGAGCTCTTCGTCGGAGACGGCTTCGAGAGCCCCCGCATCGAGCTCTGCGAGCAGATCTTCTTCGGCGACCGACGCGAGGGGCGCCAGCAGCAGGATCAGCGCGCAGAGAGCGACCCTGCGCATGGCTAGAACTCCCCTCGACCCGGGAAGCCGATCGTAAGGCTTCCGAGGCTCTGGGGGGACAGGGCGGTGCCGAGGGGCGCCGCCGGGGTGATGTTCCAGTCTTCTGCCTGGTTGAAGCTCGCGCGCGCCACCTGGGAGCTGTTGCGAATCACGAAGAGCACGCCGTTCCACGCTTCCTCGAACTCGTGCTTCCGCATCGCGCGCATGCCCTCGGCCGGGTCAGCGACCAGCACCCGCCCGCGCTCGACCCCGATCACCACCACGAAGTGCTTGTAGCCGCGGGTGTCGATCAGGGCGATCGCCGGGACCTTCAGCTTCTCGAGCTTCTCCATCGTGAGGCGGAAGCCGTCCGCCCGCAGCTCTCGCGTCGCCAGGTAGTTCCGCATGTCGAGCAGCGAGAAACCCACCTCGCGAATGCGGTCCTGGTTGCCCACCGCCCACATCGCGTCGAAGACCGCCGACTCGGGCGTCTCGATGCCGTAGTGATGGGTGAGCAGGGTGGCGACCGCCGCCGATCCGCAGCTGAAATCGTACTGCTGCTTCACGACCGACTGGAAGCGCAGCTCGGCCAGGCTCATTACGCCCACCCGATACTGCCCCCCGGACATGTCCGCGCGCGCCTCTCCTGCGCCGGCGGGCGCGGTGAGGGCCAGCGCCAGGCCTACCGCGATGACGGCGGCGCCCAGCAACGTGGCGCGGGGAACGATCGGGGACACGGAAGTCTCCTCAGTCGAGGTAGACGTTGACGGTCATCGAGCTCTGCATGGACACGTTGTTGCCCGAGTTGACCATCGAGGAATGGATGCCGTGATTGGCGTTGAACGAGTTCTCGAAGGAGACGTCACCCGTGGTGACGTGGTCTCCCACGACGTTCTCGCTGACATCGGACTCGAGGTTCGACTCGGTGTCGATGTCCGCCATGCCGGCGTAGGACGACAGCTCGTCGTCCCCGAGCGGCTCGGCAAAGGAAGCGCCTCCGAAGAGGTCGGACGCGACCGGATCCGCGAAAGCCGGCGCGTTCAGGCCGGCCGCGATCACGAGCGCGAGAAGGGAAAGTCGGAACGCTTGCATGTCGTCCTCTCGACGAGAAACA from Myxococcota bacterium carries:
- a CDS encoding C39 family peptidase, which translates into the protein MSPIVPRATLLGAAVIAVGLALALTAPAGAGEARADMSGGQYRVGVMSLAELRFQSVVKQQYDFSCGSAAVATLLTHHYGIETPESAVFDAMWAVGNQDRIREVGFSLLDMRNYLATRELRADGFRLTMEKLEKLKVPAIALIDTRGYKHFVVVIGVERGRVLVADPAEGMRAMRKHEFEEAWNGVLFVIRNSSQVARASFNQAEDWNITPAAPLGTALSPQSLGSLTIGFPGRGEF
- a CDS encoding transporter — translated: MAARTAAAMGVFVAVSLVFVVAQAEEAGEIAATETVSAAEAAPAEDASASDADADADAAAEKAVEEPAKPSAEASAKTQDPKPAAPEREKVGQRPQQPPPRPTVTTLTEVGGVLTPRGTLRFEPSVEFTHTSISRFNVNGFEVADSSVLIGNFEAFRADRDSLIQSLTTRYGITNRFEVDLRVPVVWRKERVSNTIPDGMSSTFSDSIRAYDLGDIEFGAHYQINSGLDGMPYFIGNLRVKSNSGVGPFEVDRSTTGLEEELPTGSGFWGINPSLTIISRQDPAVVFANIGYVLNLERDVDEVLSQMPGAMTLQTRRVGNVNPGDAITASVGMGLAVNQDFSFNIGFGYTFIRPTDTELITETISTGAGPTTRTVTTLNQTSSDFQAGSVLFGFGYRFSQNLATSVDIAIGATEDAPDFRVNLRVPYTIPIGSLGSLFSSD